The Bacteroidota bacterium genome includes a region encoding these proteins:
- a CDS encoding SCO family protein → MKKPVLLLVILLFPALVYIFFSTGKHRMMHLSIFYPEDVKTTVVDGKEKTDTIYHTIPPFRFINQDGDTVTDKNFADKIYVADFFFTTCPTICPKMMFQMERVNAVTQKTPDFLIISHTVNPAHDSVPVLAEYSKLVHADSKKWMLVTGNKKDIYDIAIDGYKLAVEEDPRAPGGFLHSEMFVLVDKDKRIRGYYDGTDSAHVNKLINDIKIVSAEYQSRNSKPKIYQKHE, encoded by the coding sequence ATGAAAAAGCCCGTTCTTCTTCTGGTAATCCTACTTTTCCCAGCGCTTGTTTACATTTTTTTCTCCACAGGCAAACACCGCATGATGCACCTTTCCATTTTTTACCCCGAAGATGTAAAGACAACCGTTGTGGATGGAAAAGAAAAAACCGATACCATCTACCACACCATCCCCCCCTTCCGGTTTATTAATCAGGATGGCGATACAGTTACAGACAAAAACTTTGCTGACAAGATTTATGTGGCTGATTTCTTTTTCACCACCTGTCCTACCATTTGCCCCAAAATGATGTTCCAGATGGAGCGCGTGAACGCAGTAACACAGAAAACTCCTGACTTTCTTATCATTTCACATACTGTAAATCCAGCGCACGACAGCGTTCCCGTTCTTGCCGAATACTCAAAATTGGTTCATGCCGATTCAAAAAAGTGGATGCTGGTAACAGGAAACAAAAAAGATATTTATGACATTGCGATTGACGGTTACAAACTTGCCGTGGAGGAAGACCCGCGTGCACCTGGAGGGTTTCTTCATAGCGAAATGTTCGTTCTTGTGGATAAGGATAAAAGAATACGCGGTTATTATGACGGCACCGATTCTGCCCACGTTAACAAACTGATAAATGATATAAAAATAGTATCCGCTGAATACCAATCCAGAAATTCAAAACCAAAAATTTATCAGAAGCACGAATGA
- a CDS encoding DUF420 domain-containing protein — MTDKKIFILSVIVSLIVFTVVVILNIIPKPDFVPDFVRHLPFLNAVINGTCSVLLLASLYFIKRKNIPVHKKINLTAFLLSSLFLVSYILYHYFSEETKFPVDSSLRPLYLVILLSHILLASLVLPFILISFYFGLNMKVPQHKKIVRWSYPVWLYVTITGVIVYLMISPYYSF; from the coding sequence ATGACGGATAAGAAAATTTTTATTCTGAGTGTTATTGTTTCATTAATTGTCTTTACTGTTGTTGTCATATTAAATATTATTCCGAAACCTGATTTTGTTCCTGATTTTGTCAGGCATTTACCCTTTCTTAATGCAGTAATTAACGGAACGTGCTCGGTATTACTGCTTGCTTCCCTCTACTTTATCAAAAGAAAAAATATTCCGGTTCACAAGAAAATAAATCTCACTGCATTTCTTCTTTCTTCTCTATTTCTTGTTTCATACATTCTCTACCACTACTTTTCCGAAGAAACTAAATTCCCAGTCGATAGTTCTCTTCGTCCTCTCTATTTAGTAATTCTTCTTTCGCACATTCTTCTTGCCAGCCTTGTGCTTCCTTTTATTTTAATTTCTTTTTATTTCGGATTGAACATGAAAGTTCCCCAGCATAAAAAAATTGTCCGATGGAGTTATCCTGTCTGGCTATATGTTACCATCACAGGAGTTATTGTTTACCTTATGATTTCCCCCTATTATTCCTTCTGA